Within the Platichthys flesus chromosome 8, fPlaFle2.1, whole genome shotgun sequence genome, the region ATCAATGTTATGAACTCATTCATAGTCACATACGTGTTTAATGTTGGATTTTTATATAGTTAGAAAATGCATTGGATATTAGATTGGACggtgtatttgcatgtttttaaatgtcatccCATTTATTATCACAACATGTCTGTATGTTTAAAACGTAAAGTTTGAGACCCTTTTTTTATTCAGGTGACTAAGACTATAGACTTGTCGTCCTTGAATCTGCAGTGCCTTCACTCAGTGGTTTTCGAAGTGTTGAGGAATAGCAATCATTATGTATGATGATTCTATACTTACCAagtaagacaaaaaaaactttaccaTTTCCATCCGTTGCTTTTTAATGGGGGTCCTTCATTTGCTCACCACCTTGTTGCTGACACACGTCTCTTACAACAGTGGTCCTTATTTCCAGGCTGTTTTACATTGTCAGGCTGtggccagcagagggagccacAGGATCACGAGTGAAATCTGAAATATTCAGTTTGCTAACTTTCAGGTAAATCCAACACCTTATACCTGATCACTTTAAAAACCCTTGATGaataaatggagaaaaaaaaatctttatttcttAGCATGTGAGTgtataaattaattattctaaCAAAAGGTGTTCATCAACCTGGTCAACACCTTCTCAACCTGACACGCACTCTTCAGAGAGTGGGGCgaggggtcagggtcagggtggCTGCTGAGCGGTGgttcagaggaagtggaggccGCCCCTCTCTGTCGGGGAGCGGGGTGAGCGAGGCGGATGAGAGCGGCCTAATACTCCGTGTAATGCATGTTAATGTAACAGGCACACAGGGACCGCCGGCCGGAGCGCTTTAGGATTATTTATCAcaaaacatttgtattcttCCGTCGGAGAACGCTTGATCCCGGATAGCTGCACACTAATCCTTCACTCCGTTAATTAAAAAGAAGGGGAAAGCAATGGAACTGGTGCTggtgatttttttccccttcttgtCCAGAAATGTAATCATTTCTGGAGAAGCTTAACCATCTGCTTGAGGTTAAGTCTGCAAGCAGATTGTGTTTCCTGCTTATTTAAACCTGGGGATTTTTgcttcgtgtttttttttttttcctgaaaaggGGAGGGCGGTGCATTTCAGGGGCTGTTGGCTGTTGGACAAATAGGTCAGGGACAACTTTAGTTCCTATAGGGAAAGCACAAGTGATATTTGATAGATGACATCTGATGAGCTTTTGATAGCACTGCAGTTTCTGCTCAGAAATATGTCGTGCCCTTTGTTGTCCCCCTGTGAAACGCCAGGCTGGACTGGAATGATCAACTATTCCACCCTCATCCCCTGCTTCCTGAAGGTCTTATCCTCTTAACTGCGTAAAGGACAAATGTCAGATACAACCTCTGTCTCTGAGTTGAACTATTCCCACTTGTCCCGTTTGACTGCTTTTATTCCAAGTGAAAATATCACAACAACATTACGCATCAGTGTCGCGCGGTTCCCCTGATCATTCTCACGGACGCGGAATGCAGAAGTTCACAGGTTTAGGGGCAGTTAAACAGAAAATGTAGCGTCTAGTCTAAAAGGAAATGTTGCCCATAGGATGTAGAAATAATTGTTTcatgttctttctctctcccccgtccccccccccccccctttcctaaCAAGCCCAGCGCTGCCTGGAGGCCAAAGCTGTGTCGTCAGTCCCCAGAAAGACACTTTCAGATTTCGAGCCACCGTCTTACATTAGGATGCCACTCGTGTCTGTGCGGAGACGAACCCGAATTCACAAAGACATCCTTTACTTTCCCCCCACTCTCTGGTTCAGCGGTTGTCTAACGGATCAGGAATAACAGGGGACACATCAAATCTGGACAAACATGTGTCGCACTCTAAAGATGCCTGAGCTGTGGTAGTTGTCCTTAAATAACACACTGGTACTCAGTGGTAGGTCTTTAATACTGAGGTCATTTATTATCAAAATGTTGTTTCCTCAAATCACCCCCAGCATCCATGCGCGCTTCTTTCTGCTATTGTAAACACGTCACCTTGGCTGTGTGGCATTCATCTAATCCCAGCTATAATACCTGATTACAGACAAGTATGATTAAGGCTTTATGACATTGCTTTTATGTTGATTATGTTGATACATGTTCGGGCCTACTTACGTGAATCACGGTCGTGTAATGCCTATTTGTACGAGTGTATCACCCACTCATGATTGTCACTACAATCGTTTTAAGATCCAAAACcgtttcatttcaaatttgatCAAAATTGAGTGCTCTGACCAATCAAATATTCTTTTTGAAAAAGCCCAAATTTGGCGTGTGATGATTAATTAATGTgggactgtttttttttgcaatgtGGGCATTCATCTTCAAAGGGCTCTCATTAAAAAGCATCATGGAATCCCAGGAGCCTGCTGGCACTGGCCACTGCCCGAGTGAGGCAAAGCGAAAGAGGccagggtgttttgttttctgcattGGAACATGTAACGGTTGTGTCCCTGAGGGCGTAattcttttattctgaagctAAAATGGGAGTTGTTGTTCATCAAAGTACAAAATAATGTTAGCGACCACTGCCACCCTGGGCAGTGTGGTCACCGAGACAAATCCTTGTCCATCCTCATCTGTTAAAGGCAGCCTAGAAAACGACACCCACAACACAATTTGTCCCCTAATCCAAATCTGTCTCAAACGTCTGGTGTCAAACTTACGCCTTCTCGTCTTTTTAATAGGTCAGAGGAATAGACACGAGGATTCGAAAGGGTTAAACGTCTACAGTAATTAGAGTCGCACTTCGCGTCGGCGTCCTCCAATACGGAGCATGGAGAAGCAACGTCCACCCCCTCCGtcctccacccccacccctctgtctccctctctctctctctctcgctctctctctttcacacacacactctcgcacaaacacacacacacacgcctcccCACCAGCTCCTCCGAGTGTCTAATACACTGGAAAATCAAAGCGCGAGCCTCCCCCGTTCACACACCACCGGTGTTGCGCTTGGAgcacaacacacaaagagagagagagggagagagcggcGCTTCCACTATCATATCTTGTCCCCTCAGCTCAACTACAAAGTGAAGTTATCTGTAAACATAGATGTTACAAACTTATATGTGAAGATTCTTTGAACCGGGGCCAGGATCTGCTTCTGTGTTTACTTTTCTGCTGAATGGCCCCATGAAGAGAAGGATGTCCTGGTGAGGTGATTTTACGCGCGCCGCTGAAATGGATCACAGACTCTCCAGAGGCAGCTGGGTGCCGGTGACTGGACTGGTTATATGTCTgcttctgtgtgcgtgtgtcgtTGACCTGGTTCTGGCGCAAATTCGGTACTCCATCCCGGAGGAGCTGGAGCATGGAGCTTTTGTCGGCAACATCGCCGAGGACCTGGGCTTGGATGTGGCTAAGCTGTCAGCCCGTCGGTTTCGTCTCGTCTCCGGCGCAAATAAGCAGTATTTAGAGGTGAACTTGGAGAATGGCATTCTCTTCGTCAACGaaaagatggacagagaggagctgtgtgAAAGAAGCCCGAGCTGTTTTTTACACTTACAAGTGGTTATTGAGAACCCATTAGAACTATACAGAGTGGAAGTGGAGATTCTCGATGTGAATGACAACTCTCCCAGTTTCCCATGGAGCGAGTTTAACCTCGACATCACAGAGTCGGCTGCGCCCGGCTCCTGTTTCCCGTTGGAGAGCGCACAGGACCAGGACGTGGGCACCAACTCGCTGCGCTCTTACCAGCTAAGCGCAAACGAGCACTTCATACTGAACATCCAGACGCGCAACGATGGAAGCAAGTTTGCCGAGCTCGTGCTGGACACGCCACTGGACCGGGAACAGCAGAAAAGACATGAAATGGTTCTGACAGCCATCGACGGGGGGTCGCCGGAACGCTCCGGGACGGCGTTGATAACTATTATCGTGTTAGATGCAAACGATAACGTGCCCGTGTTCGACCGCTCAGTTTACCGGTCGAGCCTGGTGGAGAACGCAGCGAGGGGGACGCTGGTGCTGAAGCTAAACGCCACAGACTTGGATGAGGGCTCCAACGGAGAGGTGACCTACGCGTTTAGCGGGCACGCACCCCTGAAGGTGCGAGAACTGTTCAGCGTGGACCCGTACACGGGTGAAATCCGAGTGAAGGGCATTGTGGACTATGAGAAATCCAGTGTCTACGAGCTGTACGTGCAGGCGAAAGACAGGGGACCTTCGGCTGTGGCAGTGCACAGCAAAGTGCTGGTAGACATCCTGGATGTGAATGACAACGCGCCCGAAGTCATCCTCACATCAGTGTCTACACCTGTCCAGGAAGACGCGCCGCCGGGCACGGTCATAGCTGTTATCAGTGTCATGGACCGGGACTCTGGAGAGAACGGGAATGTTGACTGTCAAATCCCGAACAACGTTCCCTTTCAGCTCCATTCATCATTCAAAAACTACTATACTCTGGTGACAAGCGAGTTTCTGGACCGGGAAGCGGTGTCCGAGTACAACATCACGCTCACAGCCCGCGACCTGGGCTCTCCGTCGCTCTCCACCAGGAAAACCATTCTCGTTCAAGTGTCTGACATTAATGACAACCCCCCGCGGTTCTCTCAACCTTCATACACAGTTTATGTGACCGAGAATAATGCCCCGGGCGCTTCCATTTGCTCCGTCACTGCGTTCGACCCCGATTCCAACCAGAACGCCTATCTGTCTTATTCTATTCTCGAGGGTCAGATTCAGGGCATGCCCGTGTCCACTTATGTCTCCATCAACTCGGACAACGGCAATATCTACGCACTGCGCTCTTTTGATTATGAGCAACTTAGAAACTTTCAGATCCTGGTCCAGGCGCAGGACGCTGGTTTCCCCCCTCTCGCCAACAATATCACAGTCAATGTCTTTGTCTTGGACCAGAACGATAACGCGCCCGCTATTGTATCCCCGCTGCCCAAAAACGGCACCGTGGCCACAGAGGTGGTTCCACGGTCAGTGGATGCCGGGTATCTGGTTACCAAGATAACAGCGTTAGACGCAGACGCGGGGCAAAACTCCCGGCTGTCCTATCAGGTATTACAGGCGACAGACCCAGGACTGTTCAGCGTGGCTCTGTACACCGGCGAAATCAGGACTTTACGCCGGTTAGTGGAGAAAGATGCAACAAGGCACCGGCTGGTAATATTAGTCAAGGACAACGGGCAGCCGCCGCTCTCCGCCACTGTCTCCATTGTCCTCACAGTGGTGGACAGCGTGCCCGAGTCGCTGTCAGATTTCGGAGACCTCACTCTCAGCCCACAGCCCCCCTCCAACCTCGCTCTCTACTTGATCGTGTCACTGAGCACAATCTCCCTAATATTCCTGGTTGCTATCATCGTGCTGGCCGCGGTGAAGTGCTACAAGGACAGGGAGACCCACAGTGGGTACAACCTGCCCCCGttcgcctgctgctgctgcggcggTTTCCAGCCCGAGCCGCCCCCGGAGGTGTTCAAAAAATCCAACCTCAACCTGCAGATTTCCTCCGCGGCCAAAGTGCCCACAAACTGCATGGAAGTGAATGCAAACAGCAGCCTCTCTCAGTCATATTGTTATAAAGTGTGCCTGACCCCCGAATCTGCCAAGAGTGACTTTATGTTCCTGAAGCCGTGCAGCCCCGGCAGCACGCCGAGGAACAACGAAGCGAAGAGCGCAGAAAACTCGTGGAACGCACAAAGCCGGAGCGCATCTGTGAACAACGGAGCAACTACTCCCAATGAGGTACAGTCGAATCAGAGTATAGAAAAACACCCCGGAGATGATGTTGCCCGTGTTAATCTAACATTCTCACTTACTGTCAGTGTCAAAAATCAATGTATCTGACACGAATCTAGACTGTGACATTCGCTCATGAAGGTCAAATTACGCATGCCAGACGAATTTGAACCTAACTTGAGCAAAGCCTCGATTCTCGATTTGCTCTCTAGTGAATAACAATCTTACACGGTATCTCGCCTCCAATGATTGTTTTAATCATGGCAGTCGTTTATCCCAGATGTGCTGGTTATGGTGATGTTTTGCTCTCGAGAAAAATGAACAGAGGCGACGTGATATTCCATTCTAATTGACTTGTTACTGGAAGTGTAACGCTCCGCTTAGCCAGGAGCATATGCTGTGCGCACATACTGCTTCTTATCATCATCTTTATGGAATGAGAGATATCAATTACTGCttgagaggaagatgagataTGGTTCAAGCGGACTCCTCTATTCAATCATATATCTCCAGATGTCTCCATCACATATTATTGatataaatgtgtgaaaaatgaatttcaaataataatattatcattaatttTAACTGATTGTTAAAAGGTCGTGACCTGAGAGAGTAATGATGTCTACATCATCCAGTGTTATTGcaccatggacacacacacacaggcacgcacgcacgcacgcacgcacgcacacacacacacacacacacacgcacacacacacacacacacgcacccacgcacgcacgcacgcacgcacgcacgcacacacatacacaggcaccCAGTACATATACCTGAATACAATGTCAAGGTTATACACATGATGAACAAGGTGAATGGCGGCCGTTTCAATTCATCAGCCCCGGGTTCAGACAATTCTTGTTCGATCAGTCGGGTTTGCGACACGCCTTCTTGCACTCAGACTAACACTACAGGACAGATAACCTCACTAACTGTGCCTCAAGGGCACACGCGCGGCCGAACCATTATACTACACACAATGTGGCGAGTCACGGGGGGGGGCATTATTGATGAAAAATGGCAAATGGACGGTTTTGGGGAGACAGGGGAGGACATCGAGGGGGGAGGGGCCAAGGAGAATGAGGGGTGCAAGGACACGGCTGGACTGAGACGTGGGACGCCTGTAGATCGGATCCGGCGTTGTCCTCTGAatgtgagaagagagagggagggagaggtagaggtagaaagagagagaaagggggagcgagagcgagagatagagagagatgggagagagagagggcggggggagggaagagaaggagagagagatagagacgtGGTTTCACATTTGTCGAGCAAGGACGGggaagaaggagagggggggtgaaGGGGACGAGGAGACTAGGAGACGGAGGATTTACGGAGGCAGGCTGTCTACATCAGTGTTTTCTAATTCTAATAGACGGGGCAGCGGTGCGTAAACGTGCGCGTAATGCTCATTGTCGTCTGCCTGTTTCCATCATAAGGCGGAGGCGCAACGACTCAGAGCCCCCGATACCAGACGCCTCCATCGGGCACTGTGAGAAATGTCAGCCCGGTCACTGGCCCACACTGTACACCTCTGGCCACACGAGGGATTTCGAGGTCACAGTGATTGTGCAGCCCGGAGCTATGTGCTCCTCCAGGAGGAAGTGTCCTTCCTGTCGTTAATTGCCTCCTCTAATTCACCCTCAGCGCATGAGCACGTGATTTGGCGCGAGGTCGTCAGTGACACATTAAATCTCAAAGGCAAATTACCATGAAAGCATCTGAGCGTCACACGGAGCGCACAGTCCTGTCTCAGTTGATGAAGTGAAGGTGAAACAAACGAACGACCCGTTGAGTCGTGTACGACAGGTGCGCGCTCGGGCGGAGTGGTGTGGCAACATGTGCGCGTGGAGGCGACTCGGGTCGTGCGTATCGCTGCTATAGGAGCGCAAAACTTTTCAAGGCCGTCTTTGagacttttaattaaaaaccttGCTCGAGGAGCATCAGGCAAATATTAATGTAAAAATGATGCAGAAAATCCACAAAACAATGACGTGTGtaattttcttaatttcctCCCTGGCACGGTTTCCTTTGAAGATTAGGATCATGTTTCGTTTCATCCCGGTGGGGTCCTAATTGGTTTTGTGCGCAGTTCGCGAGGAGTGTATTTTGAATACCGATTCTAATAATACGCTTACGTCGCATTCTCCTTGTTAACAACTTTAGGGGAATAAATAGAGCGTGGAATCCATACCATGAGACCCAAACCCGGAATAAATATGACTCTCCTtcaccccctccctctgctccacagAGGATAAAAGCACAACTAAGTGACAGACGAGTCGTAGCTGAAGGCAACAGCACCTCTGcactttcaaatgaaaaaagactGTTCAGCCAAACGTCCACAGGGGGGCAGCCACGACCCATCAGAAAACAGCCTTGTCTTCATTGCACGACGAACACGTTGATGGACCACTGCTCATGTCGATTATCACTGACCTCTACTGATCCAAGAGGGCGGAACCAAAGATTTCTATCAAAACTGTTTTGACTGGAACTTAGATTTAGGAGAGATTTTTTGAATAGACCAGAGCAGTCAACTTGTGGAAatgtgtgaatttaaatgaagatttttatcatttttatgaatattaaattattttctcttttccttctgcAGCTAAAGCAGCCAAACACAGACTGGACTCTGACAAAAAACCAGAACTCCTCCATAAAAAGGTAAATTATCACCTGtgatatatgcatatttataaTAGGAAGCAACATTCTTAGTAAGTATTATTTGAACTGATAAGGCATCTGAATAAAAAATCCCTTTTATACAACTTGATATAATGTAGATGTTGAATTGAAATATAAGTCAATTATTTAATCACACACTGGGATCTTTTTTCTGTAGTTACAACTCTATCAACATGGATGGCACACTGATGCGTAAGGCCATGCACGCTGACCCAGATAACTACGTCACGTCCATGGCCCCTGGACAGTACTGGACCTGGGGTACTCACATGAGAGGCCCGAAAGGTAAGACAGGCTGGACACAGGAGACCAATAGCTTTCATCAAAACTCCACACATTGTATTTTCACCCTGTAGTGAACACTCTGACACAAGTGCGGTATATAACGGCACATCTTCATAGCTTGATGTaatgatattttgtttttcccctttCTCCCCTTTCATTTTATGTTGGTTGTGTCTTTCCTTACCTTCACTTAGTTGGGTCTCTTCATTTGTTGTATGTCACTGTTTACTCGCCTCATTGCAAAACACTTTCTATAAGATTCTTAATGAAATTATCCTTACAGCAGTGAGTCAGTAGTGCATAGTCTAATCAAGTATTCGCTTCTCCCCTCCTTCCTGCGTCACTCTACAGAATACAAGATGTCTCCATCAACCAGTGGGGTCACCTCTCGCCCCTGGACTCCCCGCtgcacacctcctcctcctcagcagcagcagccgccggCGGTGCCCCCCCAACCTCACCCACACCCGCCCCCTGACTACCACCACAATGTGTACATACCCGGGACGCCGTCGGGCTTTTGCACCCTGAGGCCCGCTGTACAGCGGAGTGAGCTGGACGTCCACAACGCCTTCTCCACCTTTGGCAAGAGGCGGCGTATGCAGATGTCCCCCCAGGGAGAGGCTGCGATTATAAATAATGACTTGTACAACGACTGACTTTTAAATGGCCTGTCTGACaggatgatgaaaatgatgaataaCCTCATGTGAATACAGAGCAAGGGACTGTTCAGTATATAAATTAATGAACATATGATTTACAGCTGGTATGAAAGATATACAGGATGTGCAAGTCACCGAGTAATagaaataatgaatgaacaATCCACATTGGCTAAAATGCTGACGGGGAATAAATTCTAATAAAGTATTTATGTGATAAGTCACTGCAACATAGTCATTGTATGTGTCTGTccattattatttgtattattgttattatttagaCAATCAAACTGGAGCAGCAGTTACatccaaaatgttttgaaaagcaTTAGCGGACAACAATTTTGCACATCCCAATGAATTTATATTTCTAAGTTTACTCaatgaaaacatttgctttattttctcttatATGTTTGGTTGCTAATTGATCTTGCGTGAATATGACAAATAGTATCATAATGTATATGCAAGCTGCAACTTGACGCAGGCTACTGTAAAGATGGGGGATTTCCCCCTCACGTGTACTGTAtacatttctgaaaataaagtattttttttcaccTGGTCTTTTTATGTGTCTTTAATATGTGTGGCCTGCTGTGACTCACAAAACTCATGGCCTAACAGAACCCGCGCACCCAAATACAGATTCGGTTGATCTACATGCACAAAGCATTTAGATGCAAGTTTCCTAGATCTATGTTTAATTAACTGGAGTCAAATATTTTGTGGTGAAAAAGTTCCACAGCTACACTCTTACAAGGGTGAAAAGCTTTTCGCCTCTGTAAGCTGTTTTCCGCAGTGAGGAATAAACATAGTAGAATGCTAACATATGCTAATTGGAGTGCCTGCATTTCCATTTGCCCGCAGAGAATAGTGGGGTTCATTAACTGAACAAACAGGACCTGCTTTCTCGAAATATCACTTTAATTAAGACCACCAACACGAATGCAAGCGtttgagggggagggggggatcaGCTCCAAATGCCACACCTGGATGTGAGCGTGAGGGCCTGTGGCTTTTCTCCACTCCCTGTGCCCTTTTACATCTGACTTCCCAGGGAATTAGTTCCTCCCGTGGTTAGAGCGGGCCACTGGCCAGAAATGAGCTACGTAATTGGGTCATTGTATGGTTCAGATTTAGAATAATTCGGTTAATAAGGAATCTCTGTGGAAGGGTCCacagagagcagggaggggAGCGGGCTAACCTTCTCGACGCTAAGGTGATCCGTAGGGACGGCCTGTGGGGGCATCCATATTTAGGTCGACTTGGCTCAGGCTACTTTCAGATGAGGCAGGGATGGAGCTCTGTTCCTATAAATAGAGCTGTAGGATTTTCTGAcacaagaaaaatgtatttatttatatattacttATGTTACTTAACAAATCTATTCAGAGACAATAAATTCATGGATACGTCTAAACATGGAGAAAAACTAAATAGGCCCATGCAAATGTATGGTTCATTTAAACCCAGCAGTTAGTGTAACTGCAGTGAAATTACCGTGTTATTTTTTATCATGTTCATTACGACTTTAACTGTCATCACAAGTGTTTATGGGAAATAATATTTAACGCATATGAAGTTGTAACACTTCACCTCTTTGAACTAGGCTGGTCAGTCCCACTGGGAGCTGTCCATCACCATGGTGCTGAATTTAGTTTCCGACTGGTGGATCTGGTGGTTCTTCTCTAGACAGATGTTATTTGGTCAGTCGTCCACCAGAGGGCGCACAGAGCATTACTTACTGAATACTGGTGCAGCATGTTGAATTAAATGATTTTGagacaaaacatttatataaaatacaaaccaaccaaactATGCTACAAGAGctatgcaaatacaaatatgtaattTTACATAGGAATACAAATCGAAATAAAACTACAGATTTAGCAGAAAAATGGCACCTTGGAGTGTTATACtctaatatactgtataatgtTATTGGTTAACTGATTCAGTGCGAGAATAATTTGAAAGTTGCAGCAGGTCATGGTGAAGCCATTTTAGTTTACTTAAACTTTCGTTTTGGCTTCTAGCTTTACATTTTAGAAGGTTTGTTTTTGGTTGGAAATCTGCTAAACTGCTAATTAACTATAGTAActgcaaatttccccattgttgGACTAATAAAGGCTTCTTATCTTAACTATAACTGCTAAATTGATGAAATGAGGTCAGAAATACAATGTTTTACCTTGAAATGTAATGGATATTATAATGTTTGAATAATATAGCCTTAAATTGAAAGCAAAAGTACAAGAACTTCAAACTACTATTTGTGTAAAGTGCTTGAGCTGATGTAGGCGACTTGTTTAACTACAGCTTGGTGCTCATACTCAATAAAGTTCATCACTCTTAACATGGGGATCACTACACGCAATATGCTTGATACCCATTTACATCCATGTATGAGAAAGATGTGATTCAATAAGAAGTTGTGTTATTTTACgttaaaactaaaatacatcTTGGTTTGTCATTTGAAATGGTATTAAATTTGTGGATacttgaaatgtaataaaattatTTCATACGCCTTATTTTAACACTGACGTGGGATCACAACctccccagcagagagcagcatTGAGTAAAAATAACTCAGGAGCTGCAGAATAAGATGGTGTAAACAGACCAGGACAGTGCCAGACAAAAGACAAAGGAAATTTGCTGAATATATTAGCAGGAAAAAGGAAATGCAACTGAGAGGTGATGCAGAGGAACTCATTACTGTCTTATTTTTGATACTGATACACAAAGTGTGGCAAGATAAAGTGATTCGACCTTTTATAATGatctcattttatttataactttGTCTAAAAATATGGTGATAGCTATATATAAGTTAAATTAGAAACGAGAAGAAGCTAATATCACCCAAATCTTGTGCTGTTGTTGTCTTTGGAGGTGGAAAAAGTATGTGAACTCCGAGGATAATCGCATCAATTTAAGATTGTAGGAGTTAGGATTTAGTAAACCTAGAGTCCAGTCAATGAAACCAGAGTAATGGTGTCTGTTCAAGTTTCTTCAGCTTCTAAAGACATATTCTGGGTTCGCTGAGCAAACCTCTGCTCAAGAGTTGCGATTTTTATCAAATTGGAAATGGTTAAAAACTCATCTTACTGAGTATAGATATTCCTCTCTCTACAGTGAGGGAAGTTTGTTATTACCCTCCTCTCTCATCAATGATATATTGCAGGTAACGTGATCAGTGGATCCCTGGGATGACTCATGCGGCCACAGAAGCGTTAAGATAAAAACCATGGAGCAACTCAGTGCCCCTGACTCAAAGTATAACAGTTGGGCAATATTGAGCTGATTGTACTTTAAGGGTTTGTTAATGTCC harbors:
- the si:ch73-233f7.1 gene encoding protocadherin-10; translation: MDHRLSRGSWVPVTGLVICLLLCACVVDLVLAQIRYSIPEELEHGAFVGNIAEDLGLDVAKLSARRFRLVSGANKQYLEVNLENGILFVNEKMDREELCERSPSCFLHLQVVIENPLELYRVEVEILDVNDNSPSFPWSEFNLDITESAAPGSCFPLESAQDQDVGTNSLRSYQLSANEHFILNIQTRNDGSKFAELVLDTPLDREQQKRHEMVLTAIDGGSPERSGTALITIIVLDANDNVPVFDRSVYRSSLVENAARGTLVLKLNATDLDEGSNGEVTYAFSGHAPLKVRELFSVDPYTGEIRVKGIVDYEKSSVYELYVQAKDRGPSAVAVHSKVLVDILDVNDNAPEVILTSVSTPVQEDAPPGTVIAVISVMDRDSGENGNVDCQIPNNVPFQLHSSFKNYYTLVTSEFLDREAVSEYNITLTARDLGSPSLSTRKTILVQVSDINDNPPRFSQPSYTVYVTENNAPGASICSVTAFDPDSNQNAYLSYSILEGQIQGMPVSTYVSINSDNGNIYALRSFDYEQLRNFQILVQAQDAGFPPLANNITVNVFVLDQNDNAPAIVSPLPKNGTVATEVVPRSVDAGYLVTKITALDADAGQNSRLSYQVLQATDPGLFSVALYTGEIRTLRRLVEKDATRHRLVILVKDNGQPPLSATVSIVLTVVDSVPESLSDFGDLTLSPQPPSNLALYLIVSLSTISLIFLVAIIVLAAVKCYKDRETHSGYNLPPFACCCCGGFQPEPPPEVFKKSNLNLQISSAAKVPTNCMEVNANSSLSQSYCYKVCLTPESAKSDFMFLKPCSPGSTPRNNEAKSAENSWNAQSRSASVNNGATTPNELKQPNTDWTLTKNQNSSIKSYNSINMDGTLMRKAMHADPDNYVTSMAPGQYWTWGTHMRGPKEYKMSPSTSGVTSRPWTPRCTPPPPQQQQPPAVPPQPHPHPPPDYHHNVYIPGTPSGFCTLRPAVQRSELDVHNAFSTFGKRRRMQMSPQGEAAIINNDLYND